Proteins from a single region of Xenopus laevis strain J_2021 chromosome 9_10S, Xenopus_laevis_v10.1, whole genome shotgun sequence:
- the LOC108704278 gene encoding oocyte zinc finger protein XlCOF22-like isoform X2, whose amino-acid sequence MKEEPQQLHPLDCSINPLTEQIPGTDTPTPIMGCNSSAEDYISVVVREERASWEEEKQLAEQTQGTETSTLMGQSKNSSLFCKINTVTGQILQTDKQDDYISSVIKEESASCEWGNPIESECNERHKQCIHNRDFDNHEKKHKRKKTFSCLECGKCFLIQSRLKAHHKIHMGEKRFSRLEYGKSFSNKSLLRNHRRTHTGEKPFSCSECEKSFYTLSQLTVHQRQTHTGKRNFSCSECGRCFSNKTRLREHHRTHTGEKPFSCSECGKCFFTSSELTLHRRQIHTGEKPFSCLECGKCFSVRSRLKAHQKIHTGEKPFSCSECGQGFSHQSRLREHHRTHTGEKPFSCSECEKSYVTSSQLTVHQRRTHIGEKPFSCSECGKCFSYKADFTNHHRTHTGEKPFSCSECGKCFNTSSGLQVHRRRIHTGEKPFSCSECGKCFATSSQLTVHQRRTHIGEKPFSCSECGKCFSYKADFTNHHRTHTGEKPFSCSECGKCFNTSSGLQVHRRRIHTGEKPFSCSECGKCFATSSQLTVHQRRTHIGEKPFSCSECGKCFSSQAGLKNHHRTHMGEKPFSCSVCGKCFKHSSSLKMHFQIHTRGKP is encoded by the exons ATGAAGGAGGAGCCACAGCAGCTCCACCCACTGG attgcagcattaatccacttacagaacagataccgggaacagatacacctactcctatcatgggatgcaACAGCTCGGCAGAGGATTATATTTCAGTTGTTGTTAGAGAGGAAAGGGCTTCATGGGAAGAAGAGAAGCAACTTGCAGAACAAACACAAGGAACAGAAACATCGACTCTCATGGGGCAGAGCaagaacagtagcttgttctgCAAGATAAATACAGTTACAGGACAGATATTGCAGACAGATAAACAAGATGATTATATATCATCTGTTATTAAGGAGGAGTCAGCTTCATGTGAATGGGGGAACCCCATTGAATCAGAATGCAATGAGCGCCATAAACAATGTATTCATAATAGAGACTTTGataaccatgaaaaaaaacacaaaagaaagaaaactttttCTTGTTTggaatgtggaaaatgttttctAATCCAATCACGCCTTAAAGCTCATCACAAAATCCACATGGGAGAAAAACGTTTTTCTCGTTTAGAATATGGGAAAAGTTTTTCAAACAAATCACTCCTTAGAAATCATCGCagaacccacacaggagagaaaccattttcttgttctgaatgtgagaAAAGTTTTTATACTTTATCACAACTTACTGTCCATCAACGACAAACCCACACAGGAAAGAGAAATTTTTCTTGTTCAGAATGTGGAAGAtgtttttcaaacaaaacacgCCTTAGAGAGCATCACagaacccacacaggagagaaaccattttcttgttctgaatgcgggaaatgtttttttacttcatcAGAACTTACTCTCCATCGACGACAgatccacacaggggagaaacctttttcttgtttggaatgtggaaaatgtttttcagttcGATCACGCCTTAAAGCTCATCAGAaaatccacacaggggagaaacctttttcttgttcagAATGTGGACAAGGTTTTTCACATCAATCACGCCTTAGAGAGCATCAcagaactcacacaggagagaaacctttttcttgttctgaatgtgaaaAAAGCTATGTCACTTCATCACAACTTACTGTTCATCAACGACGAACCCACataggagagaaacctttttcttgttcagAATGTGGGAAGTGTTTTTCATATAAAGCAGACTTTACAAACCACCAcagaactcacacaggagagaaacctttttcttgttctgagtgtgggaaatgttttaacaCTTCATCAGGACTTCAGGTTCATCGACGacgaatccacacaggagagaaacctttttcttgttcagaatgtgggaaatgttttgccactTCATCACAACTTACTGTTCATCAACGACGAACCCACataggagagaaacctttttcttgttcagAATGTGGGAAGTGTTTTTCATATAAAGCAGACTTTACAAACCACCAcagaactcacacaggagagaaacctttttcttgttctgagtgtgggaaatgttttaacaCTTCATCAGGACTTCAGGTTCATCGACGacgaatccacacaggagagaaacctttttcttgttcagaatgtgggaaatgttttgccactTCATCACAACTTACTGTTCATCAACGACGAACCCACataggagagaaacctttttcttgttcagAATGTGGGAAGTGTTTTTCATCTCAAGCAGGCCTTAAAAATCATCACAGAACCCACATgggagagaaacctttttcttgttctgtatgtgggaaatgttttaaacATAGCAGTAGTCTAAAAATGCACTTTCAGATTCACACAAGAGGAAAACCATAA
- the LOC108704278 gene encoding oocyte zinc finger protein XlCOF7.1-like isoform X1, with amino-acid sequence MSNIIQLLTGEVAIRTDQVSIYFSLDEWDYIKGNKDLYEEGMKEEPQQLHPLDCSINPLTEQIPGTDTPTPIMGCNSSAEDYISVVVREERASWEEEKQLAEQTQGTETSTLMGQSKNSSLFCKINTVTGQILQTDKQDDYISSVIKEESASCEWGNPIESECNERHKQCIHNRDFDNHEKKHKRKKTFSCLECGKCFLIQSRLKAHHKIHMGEKRFSRLEYGKSFSNKSLLRNHRRTHTGEKPFSCSECEKSFYTLSQLTVHQRQTHTGKRNFSCSECGRCFSNKTRLREHHRTHTGEKPFSCSECGKCFFTSSELTLHRRQIHTGEKPFSCLECGKCFSVRSRLKAHQKIHTGEKPFSCSECGQGFSHQSRLREHHRTHTGEKPFSCSECEKSYVTSSQLTVHQRRTHIGEKPFSCSECGKCFSYKADFTNHHRTHTGEKPFSCSECGKCFNTSSGLQVHRRRIHTGEKPFSCSECGKCFATSSQLTVHQRRTHIGEKPFSCSECGKCFSYKADFTNHHRTHTGEKPFSCSECGKCFNTSSGLQVHRRRIHTGEKPFSCSECGKCFATSSQLTVHQRRTHIGEKPFSCSECGKCFSSQAGLKNHHRTHMGEKPFSCSVCGKCFKHSSSLKMHFQIHTRGKP; translated from the exons atgtccaacatcatccagctgctgactggagag gttgccataaggactgATCaggtttccatctatttttccttggacgagtgggactatataaaaggaaacaaggacctTTATGAGGAAGGAATGAAGGAGGAGCCACAGCAGCTCCACCCACTGG attgcagcattaatccacttacagaacagataccgggaacagatacacctactcctatcatgggatgcaACAGCTCGGCAGAGGATTATATTTCAGTTGTTGTTAGAGAGGAAAGGGCTTCATGGGAAGAAGAGAAGCAACTTGCAGAACAAACACAAGGAACAGAAACATCGACTCTCATGGGGCAGAGCaagaacagtagcttgttctgCAAGATAAATACAGTTACAGGACAGATATTGCAGACAGATAAACAAGATGATTATATATCATCTGTTATTAAGGAGGAGTCAGCTTCATGTGAATGGGGGAACCCCATTGAATCAGAATGCAATGAGCGCCATAAACAATGTATTCATAATAGAGACTTTGataaccatgaaaaaaaacacaaaagaaagaaaactttttCTTGTTTggaatgtggaaaatgttttctAATCCAATCACGCCTTAAAGCTCATCACAAAATCCACATGGGAGAAAAACGTTTTTCTCGTTTAGAATATGGGAAAAGTTTTTCAAACAAATCACTCCTTAGAAATCATCGCagaacccacacaggagagaaaccattttcttgttctgaatgtgagaAAAGTTTTTATACTTTATCACAACTTACTGTCCATCAACGACAAACCCACACAGGAAAGAGAAATTTTTCTTGTTCAGAATGTGGAAGAtgtttttcaaacaaaacacgCCTTAGAGAGCATCACagaacccacacaggagagaaaccattttcttgttctgaatgcgggaaatgtttttttacttcatcAGAACTTACTCTCCATCGACGACAgatccacacaggggagaaacctttttcttgtttggaatgtggaaaatgtttttcagttcGATCACGCCTTAAAGCTCATCAGAaaatccacacaggggagaaacctttttcttgttcagAATGTGGACAAGGTTTTTCACATCAATCACGCCTTAGAGAGCATCAcagaactcacacaggagagaaacctttttcttgttctgaatgtgaaaAAAGCTATGTCACTTCATCACAACTTACTGTTCATCAACGACGAACCCACataggagagaaacctttttcttgttcagAATGTGGGAAGTGTTTTTCATATAAAGCAGACTTTACAAACCACCAcagaactcacacaggagagaaacctttttcttgttctgagtgtgggaaatgttttaacaCTTCATCAGGACTTCAGGTTCATCGACGacgaatccacacaggagagaaacctttttcttgttcagaatgtgggaaatgttttgccactTCATCACAACTTACTGTTCATCAACGACGAACCCACataggagagaaacctttttcttgttcagAATGTGGGAAGTGTTTTTCATATAAAGCAGACTTTACAAACCACCAcagaactcacacaggagagaaacctttttcttgttctgagtgtgggaaatgttttaacaCTTCATCAGGACTTCAGGTTCATCGACGacgaatccacacaggagagaaacctttttcttgttcagaatgtgggaaatgttttgccactTCATCACAACTTACTGTTCATCAACGACGAACCCACataggagagaaacctttttcttgttcagAATGTGGGAAGTGTTTTTCATCTCAAGCAGGCCTTAAAAATCATCACAGAACCCACATgggagagaaacctttttcttgttctgtatgtgggaaatgttttaaacATAGCAGTAGTCTAAAAATGCACTTTCAGATTCACACAAGAGGAAAACCATAA